The Dehalococcoidia bacterium region CGCCGGCGATGCTAGACGCCGTGCGCGTGCTGGCCCAGCAGGCGGCGCTCGCGCTCGACCACACCCGCCTGATCGAGGAGACGCACGCGCTGCAGGGCATCGCCGCCGACCTGGCCACCTCGCGCGAGACCGAGACGTTGATGAACGAGCTGGTTGAGCGCGCCGCCGCCGTGTTCGGCGCCGATGCCTCCGCCGTGTGGATGTTCGACGATCGCGGCAACTTCCGCACGCGCGCCAGCCGGGGCCTGCCCGCGCCGCTCCTGCGCTTGTTGGAGGTCAACACGCCGCCGGCGCACGCCTTCTTTGAACAGATCCGGCGCAATGACCGGCCGCAGTTCTTCGCCGATTACCCGGCGGTGCTTGAGAGAGCCGACCCGAAGATCGGCCGCGCGGTGACAGAATCCGGCATTCGCAGCGCCCTACGGCTGCCGCTGTTCGAGGCCGGCGGCAGCGTGCACGGCGTGCTCACGCTCTATCACCACCGCGTGCGTAGCTACAGCGCCAGCGAAATGCAACTGGCGCAGGCCTTTGCCGACCAGATCTCGGTCGCGATTCACAACACGACGCTGGCGGAGCACGAAGCCGCGGCGCGCGCCGCGGCCACGCGCCAGCTCGACCGCCTGACCACGCTCGCAGGTATCGGCGAACAACTGCTGGCCACCTCCGACGCTGACGCCGTGCTGCGCGTGGTGGCCGAGGCGGCGGTGCGGCTGTCGGGGGCCGGTGCGGCAGTCGTCGCGCTCGTGCAACCGCCCGACAACCGCCTGGTGACCGCGGCTGTGCACGGAGAGTTCCAGACCTGGTTTGCCTCGCTCGGTGAGCCGGTCGTCGATGATGCCTTCTTTGCCGAGACCGTGACGGGGCGGGCGTTCCGGCGCGGCGAGGCCGTGCTGGTGGATGATTTCGCGGCGTTGCCGCTGCCACGCGCTAACCAGTCGCGCATGGCCGCGGCGGGCGTGCGCGCCTTCGTCGCCGCGCCTCTGCGCAAGGCTGGGGTGCCGCTGGGCGTGTTGCTGGCCGCCGACGCCGCGCCCGGTCGATTCGGCGCGGAGGACGCCGCCTTGCTGCAGGCCCTCGCCGACCAGGCAGCCCTGGCGCTTGAGCAGGCGCGGCTGATCGAGGAGTCGCACGCGCTGCAGTTGGTCGCGGCGGAGCTGGCGACCACGCGCGACACCCCCGCCCTGCTTCAGGAGATCGTGCGTCGTTCGCGGGCGGTGCTGGGCGCCGACGCCGCGGCGGTCTGGCTGCTTGACCCCGTTGAAGAGCAGGTGCTGTGCGGCGCCAGCGACGGCCTTCAGCCTGAGCTGATCCGCGCATTCGAGGTGATGGAGGAGAAGTCCTCGGCCACCTACGCGGCGCTGCGACGGGCACGGCGGCCACTGCACATGCGCAATGTGTCGCAGGAGCTGCGGCCGCGATGGAGCGGACTTGCCGGTCTTATGGAGCAGGAGGGCATCGTCAGCACCCTGCGGCTGCCGCTGCTCGCCGCGGGTGGAGAGATCCTCGGCCTGCTGATGCTCTATCACCGGCGCGAGCGCATCTACGGCGAGAACGAGATTCGGCTGGCGGAGGCGTTCGCCGACCAAACCGCGGTGGCCATCTACAACGCGCACCTTGCCGAGCAAGAGCGCCGCGCCCGCGAAACGGCGGCCCGGCAGATCGAGCGGTTGGGGGCGCTCGCCGGCATCACCGAGCGAATGCTCGCCAGCACCGACACCGATGAGGTGTTGCGCATCGTGGCGGACGCCGGTTGGCGGCTGTGCGACGCGGCCGGGGCGATGGTCGGGCTAATGGACGAGCAGCGGCAACGGCTGATTCCGCTGGCCACGACGGGCGAGCCGCGCGCCCTGTTTGACGCGGCCGCCGTGGCAACGCTCAACGAGGAGTTCTACGAGGGTACGGCCACGGGCAGGGCCCTCGCCAGCGGCCAGGCCGTGCGCGTTGATGACTACTCGCTGTGGCCCACTCCGTCCCAGTCGCAGCGCGAGACGGTGGCCGCCGGCGTCCGGGCGTTGATCGCCGCACCACTGCGGCTCGAGGGCACGCCGATCGGCATTCTCTGGGTGAACGACACCCGCCCGCGCAGCTTCGCCGACGGAGACGTGCGCCTGATCCAGGCCCTGGCCGATCAGGCGGCGCTGGCGGTCGAGCGGGCACGTCTGCTGCGCCGCGGTCAGGAGGCGTCGGCGCTGGAGGAGCGCGCCCGCCTGGCGCGCGATCTGCACGACTCGGTTACGCAGTCGGTCTTCAGCCTCGGCATGCTGACGCGGGCAGCGCAGGCGCAGCACGAGAAGGGCTCGGCGCGCCTCAGCTCCACGCTGGAGCGGATCGGCACGCTCGCGGAGGAGGCGCAGCGGGAGATGCGCGCCCTGCTCGTGCAGCTGCGCCCGCCGGGGCTGGACGAAGGACTGGTCGTCGCCCTGGAGCGGCTGGTGGACTCGTTTCGTCTGCGCAGCGACAGCTCCTTCGAGTTTTCGGCCGAGCGCGGCTGCCGGCTGGCGCCGGCGGCCGAGGCCGCCGTCTTTCGTATCGTGCAGGAGGCGCTGGGCAACGCCGTCAAGCACGCCGGCGCGGGCACGATCGAGGTAGATTTGACCGCGATGAACGGCATGCTGACGATCGAGGTGCGGGATGACGGCGAGGGCTTCGACCCGGCCTCTCCGCCGGCGTCCGGCCCGGGGCGCGGCGGCATCGGCATGCGCTCGATGCGTGAGCGGGCGGTCGAGGTCGGCGCGCTGTTGCGCATCGAGAGTGCGCCGGGCGCCGGAACGGCGGTGATCGTGGAGGTTCCGACCGCCTGACCGAATCCCCGGCTCCTCGCGGACGGTCGCACAAGGTCGCTCGCTATACTGTCGGCATGGAGACCGAGGCCAAGTTCAGCTTTCGCGACGCCGCGGCATTCGAAGCGTGGCTCGGCCGTTCCCGGCTCGGACCGTTCTCACTGAACCGCCCCCGCTCGGTCAGCGTGGTCGACGTCTATCTTGACGGCGAGGACTTCGCCTGCCTGCGGGGAGGCTACGCCTGCCGCA contains the following coding sequences:
- a CDS encoding GAF domain-containing protein, yielding MSAPSQSPPQDAAAWLAALNRVMARVSAHADSESGPAALATGLLEEFGVEVARIYSYDPGDDALLLRARASQRFPRTSFPDRVPLDTVEAPIVRAVRAREPLILDPIREGDVLQNRELFARAGLISYAGFPLAVGGRLVGAMSMFLSTPWPPAMLDAVRVLAQQAALALDHTRLIEETHALQGIAADLATSRETETLMNELVERAAAVFGADASAVWMFDDRGNFRTRASRGLPAPLLRLLEVNTPPAHAFFEQIRRNDRPQFFADYPAVLERADPKIGRAVTESGIRSALRLPLFEAGGSVHGVLTLYHHRVRSYSASEMQLAQAFADQISVAIHNTTLAEHEAAARAAATRQLDRLTTLAGIGEQLLATSDADAVLRVVAEAAVRLSGAGAAVVALVQPPDNRLVTAAVHGEFQTWFASLGEPVVDDAFFAETVTGRAFRRGEAVLVDDFAALPLPRANQSRMAAAGVRAFVAAPLRKAGVPLGVLLAADAAPGRFGAEDAALLQALADQAALALEQARLIEESHALQLVAAELATTRDTPALLQEIVRRSRAVLGADAAAVWLLDPVEEQVLCGASDGLQPELIRAFEVMEEKSSATYAALRRARRPLHMRNVSQELRPRWSGLAGLMEQEGIVSTLRLPLLAAGGEILGLLMLYHRRERIYGENEIRLAEAFADQTAVAIYNAHLAEQERRARETAARQIERLGALAGITERMLASTDTDEVLRIVADAGWRLCDAAGAMVGLMDEQRQRLIPLATTGEPRALFDAAAVATLNEEFYEGTATGRALASGQAVRVDDYSLWPTPSQSQRETVAAGVRALIAAPLRLEGTPIGILWVNDTRPRSFADGDVRLIQALADQAALAVERARLLRRGQEASALEERARLARDLHDSVTQSVFSLGMLTRAAQAQHEKGSARLSSTLERIGTLAEEAQREMRALLVQLRPPGLDEGLVVALERLVDSFRLRSDSSFEFSAERGCRLAPAAEAAVFRIVQEALGNAVKHAGAGTIEVDLTAMNGMLTIEVRDDGEGFDPASPPASGPGRGGIGMRSMRERAVEVGALLRIESAPGAGTAVIVEVPTA